ATTCTCTCATGCTATATGTTTAGTACAATGGAATGGAATACAATTGGGCACTCAATTTCTCCATGTTCTTCATTCAGTTCTCTATTCCATTCCGTTCTCTCCCACTCCAATTCGCTAACCAAATGTGACAATCAATTGAGTTTTTCCTGAATGTTTGTGATCAAAATTTGTTTATTTTTGTCAGATTTGTAAATGGTTGGTGAGTAAAAATGTTGAATGTTGCTATTACCATAATTGAAAACTATTGTGTATTTTTTTAATTGCTGCTGTGGCTGCCTGTTTAGAACAACTTCGTTGTTGTTTCTATTTCAAACGTGGTGCTTAAATGATTGGACTGCTTTCCCACTAGATTTATACTTCTACTAGCGTAAgtagttttcaaagaacaatagCAACAAGCTTTTAGTCCCTGTAGGtagggtcggctacatgaatccttttctgtcaTTCACTCAATCGAGAGTGCAattaaatcctttctcactacctcatttcaaattattttaagcCTACCCTTATCCTTTTCATGCcagaaataataactaactcctcctcataggtgctctactaggcctgtgtttcaaatgcccaaaccatctaagttacCGCTCCCTCATCTTGTCTTCGATCGGTTCTATGCTtaaattattgcgtatatgtttattttttactctatcttttaatgttatactactcatccaccttaacattcacatttcataaacttttattttttgtacatgttgtttcttagttgcccaacattttgaaccatatTGCATAGCCGGTCTTATaaccgtcttataaaacttcccttttaattttaagggtattctacgatcacacgaCACACTCCCCCATTTaacccaacctgttttaattctatgtactatatcttcttcaattttcccttctgtttgcataatagatctgaGATATCTAAATTTATTAGTGTTATTAATcccttgattatcaagtttaatcttctctccactactactttttatattattgaaattatatttcatatattctgccTTATTACTACTTATCCTAAActctttagactctaatgtggctctccaaagttctagcttagattccactttgctcctactatcatcaatcagcATGATCATTTGCAAATAACATGCACCAAGGGATCACATTTTGAaattcctagtaagttcatcaatcactaaagtaaaaagataaggattcaaagtagaaccttgatgtatgCTTATTGCGACTGGAAAAACTCTAGATTCCCCTCCtatagtcctaacgctagtcactgCTCTATCAAACATATCTTTAATGACGACATTATATCTATTGTGAACCCCCTTCATTTCTAAGACCCACCGAACAACTTCCCTTGGttctctatcataagctttctctaggtcaataaaaaccatatgtaagtaacttttctttttcctaaactttccATTaagcttcttaaaagataaataatttCTGTTGTTGATCTCCCATAGTAGTTTTATTTATTAGAATTACAGAAGATTCCATATCTATCATAAACATATTATCATTAGGTTAaatttttacttatttatttatttttatatccaTATAGAAAATGGGAGGAAGTGAACTTGTGACAGTTATAGAAACGATTTTTTGGAATTCTTTGTAAAAATATGTGTACTGGACAGTGAATAAGAACTAGCGTGTACAATTTATTTACAAAAGATTTGCATTGAGCCCTTGTGTTCCTGGTAACATTAATAATGGGTCCCTCTTTGCGTGTGTGAAAAAAACCACTAAAACTAAAAATAAGTGTGTGGCTGAAATGGTGGAAGCCTGGGATTTgaatgaatattttattttattaatttgttATGATTATTGTGATTTTTTCATATTGTCCACTACATTCTGCATATGAATGCAGATGGCAGTGGACTGATTCAATTTCAGTGGGAAACCAAAACACCTCTGAATCTGGAATCTGAAGTCTGGGTGCTGCTAGTGCTGCATTATAATTTTTCCAGTCACTAATTTGAAGAAATTCCTCTTGAAGTCACTTACTAATGCCAGTGAATTTCAATTAATTAACAGCAATTGCTAAATGAACATGAATTAAGTTGAGGTAAATCTTGCAGGCTTGCAGCTTGCTCAAGTAGATGACAAGCATGACAATCTTATTGTTTCTGCCACTCAAGGAATTTCATGGGCTTAGGACTTAAAATGCTGCAACTCTTGCTTCATTATTAAGGTTGATACAAGCGATTCTAATAAATATGCAACCTCAATAGAAACCATTCTGATAGTCGAGTTTATGCAAACCATGAAGCCATTTCAATAATTATGAAACGAGGACTGTGGTGCTGAGTTCATAAGAGAAGTCGATTATATGATAATTATTAACAGTGAAGTTAAGGGACTATCTTactcaaaagaaaaaaaggttCTATGAACTGTGGAATTGTTTTGTGTTTGTGCTTCTATGTATTTTATGCATGAAGAAAGATCTCAAATAAATTTACACACACATCCCCATGCATTTTGTTGTAGTTGGTAATTTCTTAATGTTTAAATGCTCACACCCATCTGTTACTCTTTTTGAATGTGTCTCCTGTGGCATTGTTTCAATGCATAACTATTGAATCGTCTAGTGAGTATTATTAATAACCTCTGTTTTGTACTTGCTCCAGGAAATTTTTTTAGGATACGCAGTGCATTTGCATTTGGGGCTAAAAGGTTGGCACGGTTACTTGATTGCCCCAAAGAGAACATAAATTTTGAAGTTAATCAGTTCTTTATGAACACATGGGACAGACATGGTAGTGGCCATCGTCCTGATGCTCCAAAGACTGATTTGCGGCACTTGAGATTGTCGAACCTGGATCAACAACAAGTTTCAGATAATATCAGGAACAATTTAAGTAGCAGAAAAATGAACCTGAATTTTGGTTGTGAAACCGAGACTGAGGAGAGTCGTGCATTGCATAATGTTTCCTCCCAGTATGGTAATTTACCCTTGGAGAGTACATCTAGAGGTGATGTTTCTGCCGTTTCTCGTGCTCAAACTCAAAAGAGTTATGGCAACATGAACAATCTAAGGCCCTCTGACCCGATCATGCGGGAAATCAGTTCTAGTCAGGGTGTTCATTCTGGAAAAGTTCCAAGAGTGGCTAAACCTGAACACTTGGGGAATGATCTTCAGGGCAGGTATCTTTTTGCAAGGACCCGTTCAAGTCCAGAGCTAACTGATGCATATGGTGAAATTTCTTCTCGAGGAAGGCATACTAGAGCACCAGAAACTGCAAAAAACCAAAATTCTTCTGCAAGACTGGATAATGGCAGAAGGAAGAACCTGGGAATGGAAGTTTCAGCTAGCCATAGCAGCCAATCGACAACTGATGATCCTTCATCTGTCAGGCAGGCCTCATCCCATCAAAGCCTTGATACTGCCGCTGATTTGAGCAGTTCTTTAAATAGTTATCAAGATGATTCAGGTTTGGGTGCCATGGCTGAGGAACTTGCATCAAATGTGGGGGCACCAGGGATGCGTCAGGAAGAGCAAGATCTTGTGAACATGTTAGCATCTTCAACGGTTCCTGGTTTCAATGGACAGGTTCAAATGCCTCTGAATTTAGCTTCCACTCATTTACCTTTTCCAATTTCGCCCTCCATTCTAGCATCGATGGGGTATGGTCAGAGGAATATGGCTGGTATGGTTCCCGCTAACATTCCTTTGATTGAGCCGTCTTGGGGTTCCAATATGCAATTTCCTCCAGGATTAGTTTCTTCACCGCTAACCCATTACTTCCCTGGTATCGGATTGACCTCAAATCCAGAAGATTTGATCGAACCAGGTAATGAAAATTTTGGTTCCAGGGAAATGAATCCAAGAGTGGCTGATCATGATTTCTGGCAGGAGCAGGATGGGGGCTCAGCTAGAGGATTTGATCCTGATAATGGAAGTATTGAAATGCTTCAGTCGGATGATAAGCAGCAAACAATATCTGCAGGTATAAACTCTGCTTCCCTATCTCGCGTGGGCAGCTCTGGAAGTTCTACAAGAGCCCAACAGAAGTTTGTGAAAGAAAACCGAGGATCAATTAGGGATAATCATGTAGATTCTTTCCAGTATCAAGATGACAGAGGAAATGATGTTTACTTTGATGATGGAAGTTCAAGTTCTAGGTTCTTGCCTACTGCGCAAACTAGTTCCGTGAGAAGCAAAACCTCTTCTGAAAGTTCCTGGGATGGATCATCAGCAAAGGTTTCAAAGTCGACGAGAGAAAAGCGAGGAAGAAAAACAGCCCCTTCTGCAGCACCAGCCGCTGTGTATGCAAGAGGTAAAAGTGTTTCTGAACATGGTTCCTCTCAAGCTGATGATGACAACATTGACTGGAATCCATTGTCAACTAGAGCCAATGAAATGGCAGACAGAAGTCCAGGATCCCAATCAGCTCCTCTTCATGTTCCAAGGCATCAAATTCCGGGCTTGGAACCTGCTCAGACGAGTGGATCAGATTCACTGATTAACGTTGCTCCTGTCCTCTTGGGTCCTGGTACACGGCAAAGGGCAGTGGATAATTCTGGGGTTGTACCCTTTGCGTTTTATCCAACAGGGCCACCGGTTCCATTTCTTACAATGCTTCCCGTGTACAATTTTCCAACTGATCCCGAAACTGTTGACCCATCGACCAGTCATTTTAGTGAGGATGGACAGGATAACAGTGATTCTGGCCAGAATTTTGATGCATCTGATGGACTTGATCATCCTGAAGATTTAAATGCTTCCAGTTCAATAAGAAGGGATGCTTCTGTTGAGCCAAATGAGGAGCACAAGTCTGATATTCTCAATAGTGACTTTGCTAGCCATTGGCAAAATTTGCAGTATGGGCGGTATTGCCAGAACCCACGGTTCCATGGGCCTCTGTTATATCCTTCGCCTGTTATGGTACCTCCTATGTATTTGCAGGGCCGCATCCCATGGGATGGTCCTGGAAGACCTCTTTCAGCCAACATGAACTTCTTAACACAGCTTATGGGTTATGGCCCTCGTTTTGTTCCTGTTGCTCCTCTCCAGTCTGTTCCTAATAGACCTACTGGTGTTTATCAAcgctatgttgatgatatgccaaGATATCGTAGTGGGACTGGGACTTACCTGCCAAATCCTGTAAGATATTGTTCACAAGAACATATACCTTTGTTTACAGTAACATATAACTTTGTCTATTAGCTTCATTTATTTCTGTTGccattgaaaattttcatttgcaGTTTTATGCCATTAGAGAGACCAAATACCTATTATTGGGAAATGATATAATTTCTATTCTGAAGATGCATGTTTCCTTCATACCATTCTTGTCTGCTGATATTCTGATGTTTGAATCCATGGGTTTGCTTGATCTAGGTCTATCTGTCaaaatatttgtttggaaaactgttagaTTAATGCTTTGCTTACTTCTCTGGGAAACTCTGATCTCAGCACAGCCTCAACTTGCATGAGTTTCCCAGGGAAGTTCCTTGTATCTCTGCCTTTCCAGTTTAGTTTTCCCTGTTTTTCTGTTGCTTTTCTGGtctagtgaaaaaaaaaaagtggcttTGTTTACTTCAATGATTAAAACTAGTGTTCTATTGAAAACTTCTAGATAGTGGGATGCAGACTATAGGCATGCAGAAAAGTTCTCCTATTTGGTGATTCCTATTGAATGAATTAATGAATAATATACAGTTTTAGCTAGTTGAATTTCTATGCTTAATTGGCACACCAGGAATAATGCATGCAATCTGGTCTGGATCAAGTGCAGGAAAAGTGTTCCGGCTTTATcagctatttttttttattttttatttttatttataaatatataatatagttACTATATGGTTTAGtcgtcttttttttttcctttcccatTGGAAAAAGTCCAGGGGTTGGCCGTCCTTTTTGACCTCAATTAATGGAATTGTCATGAAGGATGAGCAGCTGAAGTGCTGGTGTGCCAGCAGCATTGTATTTAATGCATGCTGttaacttgaaaaaaaaagaattaataaTTTAATGGACTTTTTCTGTTCCTTTAAATGGCAAGTTGTCTATTTATACTGAGATGCCATCATGCAAGGACTTTTAAGAGTTCAATTCTGTGGCATTTCTAGACTTGTGTTGTAGAAGAACCAATTATATGCAATTTATTTGTTgcaacatttataaaattatgtatTGTAAAAGAACCTGcttatctattttatttatttttaataaaatacttGAGATGTATGATGGAACTTTCCACTTGTTTAATTTGGTTGATGCTTTGATCTTTCTGTATACTGGACTTGCTAGGAGATCTTCATTAGCAATTAGTGTCAGAGTGCATGATTAGGTCTGAACCACTTTCCTGTTGCATACGCTTTGAGCATACAAAACATGTTCTGTTCCATCCCCATGCTTGACATGTTTTGCAATGCCTGCCCCTTTCCAATAATAAGTAGAACCAAATAAGagcaaaaatgaaaaagaaaaaattgcgGGATTCTTCGAGAAAAATTACACAGAGAAAGAAGGTTGTCGTATTCAAGTATTACAAATTAGTGATTATAAGAATATAGAATTACTTACAAttctttttagtttttgtttttttttttcagttctaTAATTTTTTATGCTGcaaatttgatattttatttttattttcttcagaAGGCTTCTGTTAGGGATCGTCATTCTTCTGGCAGAAGGGGAAGTTACAACTACGATAGAAGTGACCACCATGGTGACAGAGAAGGCAACTGGAATATAAATGCGAAGTCTCGAGCTGCTGGGCGCAGCCATAGTCGCAACCAAGCCGAGAAGCAAAGTGCAAGGATGGATCGATTAGCTGCAAGTGAGAGCCGAGCTGATAGGCCGTGGGGATCATATAGACATGACTCTTTTCCTTCATATCAGTCTCAGAATGGTCCATTACGCTCAAATTCTACTCAAAGCAGTTCTGCTATGGCATATGGCATGTATCCAATGCCAGCCCTGGACACTGGTGGAGTGTCATCAAATGGACCTACTGTTCCATCTGTAGTCATGCTTTATCCATATGATCATAATGCTGGGTATGGTGCACCTGCTGAGCAGCTGGAGTTTGGGTCTCTTGGGCCAGTAGGTATTTCAGGTATGAATGAAACTTCTCAGCTGAATGATGGAAGTCGAATGAGGGGCCTATTTGATGAGCAACGGTTTCATGCAAGTTCTGCTCAACAGTCACCAGATCAGCCCTCTTCACCTCATATCCAAAGGTACTGGTCCATGTTTAAGTTGAAAAATCACTAATTCCTCATACAAAACACTAATTATTATCCCAAATTTTCAGATGAAAGTTACTGGTTTAGGTTGTTAACTGGCAGCTTTCTGCAATTCATTGTGATGTTTGTAGTTCTTGTTTACAATTTATTGTAGCCTACATAGTACGGCTGGTTTGGCAATGTGTCACAGGCTGGCAGGCTGCACCTCATTTAATAGCATTAATCTGCTACTGGAAAATTGTATGGTTTTTACCTACAAAAGAGCAAGCAAGCACCAAGAACGATAGAAAGCATGATCATAATGCTGTGAACTCACTTTGATGTAATAAGCatacatatttaaaattattgGTGATTTGGTGTTAGGAGCAACATTAACCAAAAATAAATGTTAGGAGCTGCACAGGATTTGAATGTAGGCTTGACTGTTGGTGAGCTTCTACCTCAGTGGGATGTCATTATTGCCCATGCAACTGTTCTACCTTTGGTTTAGATTTTCTCCTGCGTACCTCGTAAAACCTTTGACCGACATGGTGGCAGATCCAGACAAAAGAATTATTTTGAACAATTGGACTGGGGCCCTGTAACTGTAAGTAACTTTCTTTAGTAATGCTAATTCTGCTAAAGTCACTACATATTTACAGCACTTGAAGCATCACAAATTTAGAGACTCCCAGGAGCTTTAACCATCTTGTGAGGTGTCCATTGAGAAGCCTCATGTCCTTTTGGTCCTTCAGATGAAATTGGCGCCTGTTGCGCCACCCGCCACCTGCCACCTGCCACCCCCCacctacaaaaaaataaaaataattaatttcaaatgatagATGGCTTTGTACTCTGTAATATTTGAGGGATATTGCCAACTTAGCACTGATACCAAGCTACATGAAAATCTAGAACTAATCTCATAATCCCCACAGAAAAttgttttttcttttgattttgcAGCCCTTTAAATATTTCCCATGTATTTCTTCAGTAGCATCCCAATGAAATTagaatagtaataataataataataataataataataataataatttcctGTTGCTGCTGCTAGTAATGTCACTCAGGTTGAATAATAAAATTAGAATAATACTACTGGAAGCAACACTCCTCAATCCCAACCCTGGGTAAACAACGTATTTGAAAATTATAAGTTTCCGAAATGAGAattttaaggtggatgagtggtataactcGAAAAGATacattaaggaatgaacatatttgtggtaagttaggctAGCGCTTGTAGAAGATAATAAGTGAGGGGTTGctaagatggtttgggcactAGTAACGTAGGCCAAATAACACACTATCGGGGTGGGGAGGGGGGGACCGGGGGAGTGATATATTGTTAGTGACAGTTGGAGGGGAGAGGTAGACCTTGAAGAACTTGAACTGGGATAGCAAGGATTTAATCTTCTTCCTTTTGTCAAAAGATATTGCCAAGATCATGcacagaaaaggattcatgcaaCTGAACCCACATAGTGGGATGTAAGACTTGATGTTGTTTTGCTGGTGGTAATGTTGCTCTTTCTGTGTAGTTCATGGTGCAATCAAAGCACCATGTTGAAGTGCTGCTGAAGTCACTAACTGCAGCCATTGATGATGGATCTTAGTTTAAATTCAAGAATTTAATTCTTTCTAGGGATAATGGGACTTGCCTTTCTTGGATAATAAGTGTATAATAAGTGTATAATATAATTCTGAAAAGTTCTTCACATAGTGCCTAATAATCATTATTTTTCTGTGCTTAAGGGATTGAGGCTTATGCCAAGTGATG
This region of Malania oleifera isolate guangnan ecotype guangnan chromosome 10, ASM2987363v1, whole genome shotgun sequence genomic DNA includes:
- the LOC131166845 gene encoding uncharacterized protein LOC131166845 isoform X3, producing the protein MGEHEGWAQPSGLLPNGLLPNEGASVIRVLDSERWLKAEERTAELIACIQPNQPSEGRRNAVADYVQRLIMKCFPCQVFTFGSVPLKTYLPDGDIDLTAFSNNQSLKDTWANQVRDMLENEEKNENAEFHVKEVQYIQAEVKIIKCLVENIVVDISFNQLGGLCTLCFLEEVCHVDHLINQNHLFKRSIILIKAWCYYESRILGAHHGLISTYALETLVLYIFHVFNNSFAGPLEVLYRFLEFFSSFDWDNFCVSLWGPVLINSLPDVTAEPPRKDSGELLLSKLFLDACSSVYAVFPAGQDNQGQPFVSKHFNVIDPLRVNNNLGRSVSKGNFFRIRSAFAFGAKRLARLLDCPKENINFEVNQFFMNTWDRHGSGHRPDAPKTDLRHLRLSNLDQQQVSDNIRNNLSSRKMNLNFGCETETEESRALHNVSSQYGNLPLESTSRGDVSAVSRAQTQKSYGNMNNLRPSDPIMREISSSQGVHSGKVPRVAKPEHLGNDLQGRYLFARTRSSPELTDAYGEISSRGRHTRAPETAKNQNSSARLDNGRRKNLGMEVSASHSSQSTTDDPSSVRQASSHQSLDTAADLSSSLNSYQDDSGLGAMAEELASNVGAPGMRQEEQDLVNMLASSTVPGFNGQVQMPLNLASTHLPFPISPSILASMGYGQRNMAGMVPANIPLIEPSWGSNMQFPPGLVSSPLTHYFPGIGLTSNPEDLIEPGNENFGSREMNPRVADHDFWQEQDGGSARGFDPDNGSIEMLQSDDKQQTISAGINSASLSRVGSSGSSTRAQQKFVKENRGSIRDNHVDSFQYQDDRGNDVYFDDGSSSSRFLPTAQTSSVRSKTSSESSWDGSSAKVSKSTREKRGRKTAPSAAPAAVYARGKSVSEHGSSQADDDNIDWNPLSTRANEMADRSPGSQSAPLHVPRHQIPGLEPAQTSGSDSLINVAPVLLGPGTRQRAVDNSGVVPFAFYPTGPPVPFLTMLPVYNFPTDPETVDPSTSHFSEDGQDNSDSGQNFDASDGLDHPEDLNASSSIRRDASVEPNEEHKSDILNSDFASHWQNLQYGRYCQNPRFHGPLLYPSPVMVPPMYLQGRIPWDGPGRPLSANMNFLTQLMGYGPRFVPVAPLQSVPNRPTGVYQRYVDDMPRYRSGTGTYLPNPKASVRDRHSSGRRGSYNYDRSDHHGDREGNWNINAKSRAAGRSHSRNQAEKQSARMDRLAASESRADRPWGSYRHDSFPSYQSQNGPLRSNSTQSSSAMAYGMYPMPALDTGGVSSNGPTVPSVVMLYPYDHNAGYGAPAEQLEFGSLGPVGISGMNETSQLNDGSRMRGLFDEQRFHASSAQQSPDQPSSPHIQRGV
- the LOC131166845 gene encoding uncharacterized protein LOC131166845 isoform X4, with product MGEHEGWAQPSGLLPNGLLPNEGASVIRVLDSERWLKAEERTAELIACIQPNQPSEGRRNAVADYVQRLIMKCFPCQVFTFGSVPLKTYLPDGDIDLTAFSNNQSLKDTWANQVRDMLENEEKNENAEFHVKEVQYIQAEVKIIKCLVENIVVDISFNQLGGLCTLCFLEEVDHLINQNHLFKRSIILIKAWCYYESRILGAHHGLISTYALETLVLYIFHVFNNSFAGPLEVLYRFLEFFSSFDWDNFCVSLWGPVLINSLPDVTAEPPRKDSGELLLSKLFLDACSSVYAVFPAGQDNQGQPFVSKHFNVIDPLRVNNNLGRSVSKGNFFRIRSAFAFGAKRLARLLDCPKENINFEVNQFFMNTWDRHGSGHRPDAPKTDLRHLRLSNLDQQQVSDNIRNNLSSRKMNLNFGCETETEESRALHNVSSQYGNLPLESTSRGDVSAVSRAQTQKSYGNMNNLRPSDPIMREISSSQGVHSGKVPRVAKPEHLGNDLQGRYLFARTRSSPELTDAYGEISSRGRHTRAPETAKNQNSSARLDNGRRKNLGMEVSASHSSQSTTDDPSSVRQASSHQSLDTAADLSSSLNSYQDDSGLGAMAEELASNVGAPGMRQEEQDLVNMLASSTVPGFNGQVQMPLNLASTHLPFPISPSILASMGYGQRNMAGMVPANIPLIEPSWGSNMQFPPGLVSSPLTHYFPGIGLTSNPEDLIEPGNENFGSREMNPRVADHDFWQEQDGGSARGFDPDNGSIEMLQSDDKQQTISAGINSASLSRVGSSGSSTRAQQKFVKENRGSIRDNHVDSFQYQDDRGNDVYFDDGSSSSRFLPTAQTSSVRSKTSSESSWDGSSAKVSKSTREKRGRKTAPSAAPAAVYARGKSVSEHGSSQADDDNIDWNPLSTRANEMADRSPGSQSAPLHVPRHQIPGLEPAQTSGSDSLINVAPVLLGPGTRQRAVDNSGVVPFAFYPTGPPVPFLTMLPVYNFPTDPETVDPSTSHFSEDGQDNSDSGQNFDASDGLDHPEDLNASSSIRRDASVEPNEEHKSDILNSDFASHWQNLQYGRYCQNPRFHGPLLYPSPVMVPPMYLQGRIPWDGPGRPLSANMNFLTQLMGYGPRFVPVAPLQSVPNRPTGVYQRYVDDMPRYRSGTGTYLPNPKASVRDRHSSGRRGSYNYDRSDHHGDREGNWNINAKSRAAGRSHSRNQAEKQSARMDRLAASESRADRPWGSYRHDSFPSYQSQNGPLRSNSTQSSSAMAYGMYPMPALDTGGVSSNGPTVPSVVMLYPYDHNAGYGAPAEQLEFGSLGPVGISGMNETSQLNDGSRMRGLFDEQRFHASSAQQSPDQPSSPHIQRGV
- the LOC131166845 gene encoding uncharacterized protein LOC131166845 isoform X1; this translates as MGEHEGWAQPSGLLPNGLLPNEGASVIRVLDSERWLKAEERTAELIACIQPNQPSEGRRNAVADYVQRLIMKCFPCQVFTFGSVPLKTYLPDGDIDLTAFSNNQSLKDTWANQVRDMLENEEKNENAEFHVKEVQYIQAEVKIIKCLVENIVVDISFNQLGGLCTLCFLEEVCHVDHLINQNHLFKRSIILIKAWCYYESRILGAHHGLISTYALETLVLYIFHVFNNSFAGPLEVLYRFLEFFSSFDWDNFCVSLWGPVLINSLPDVTAEPPRKDSGELLLSKLFLDACSSVYAVFPAGQDNQGQPFVSKHFNVIDPLRVNNNLGRSVSKGNFFRIRSAFAFGAKRLARLLDCPKENINFEVNQFFMNTWDRHGSGHRPDAPKTDLRHLRLSNLDQQQVSDNIRNNLSSRKMNLNFGCETETEESRALHNVSSQYGNLPLESTSRGDVSAVSRAQTQKSYGNMNNLRPSDPIMREISSSQGVHSGKVPRVAKPEHLGNDLQGRYLFARTRSSPELTDAYGEISSRGRHTRAPETAKNQNSSARLDNGRRKNLGMEVSASHSSQSTTDDPSSVRQASSHQSLDTAADLSSSLNSYQDDSGLGAMAEELASNVGAPGMRQEEQDLVNMLASSTVPGFNGQVQMPLNLASTHLPFPISPSILASMGYGQRNMAGMVPANIPLIEPSWGSNMQFPPGLVSSPLTHYFPGIGLTSNPEDLIEPGNENFGSREMNPRVADHDFWQEQDGGSARGFDPDNGSIEMLQSDDKQQTISAGINSASLSRVGSSGSSTRAQQKFVKENRGSIRDNHVDSFQYQDDRGNDVYFDDGSSSSRFLPTAQTSSVRSKTSSESSWDGSSAKVSKSTREKRGRKTAPSAAPAAVYARGKSVSEHGSSQADDDNIDWNPLSTRANEMADRSPGSQSAPLHVPRHQIPGLEPAQTSGSDSLINVAPVLLGPGTRQRAVDNSGVVPFAFYPTGPPVPFLTMLPVYNFPTDPETVDPSTSHFSEDGQDNSDSGQNFDASDGLDHPEDLNASSSIRRDASVEPNEEHKSDILNSDFASHWQNLQYGRYCQNPRFHGPLLYPSPVMVPPMYLQGRIPWDGPGRPLSANMNFLTQLMGYGPRFVPVAPLQSVPNRPTGVYQRYVDDMPRYRSGTGTYLPNPKASVRDRHSSGRRGSYNYDRSDHHGDREGNWNINAKSRAAGRSHSRNQAEKQSARMDRLAASESRADRPWGSYRHDSFPSYQSQNGPLRSNSTQSSSAMAYGMYPMPALDTGGVSSNGPTVPSVVMLYPYDHNAGYGAPAEQLEFGSLGPVGISGMNETSQLNDGSRMRGLFDEQRFHASSAQQSPDQPSSPHIQRSVAQKNYRLKEEDFPPLVFPNQDRNYGGRN
- the LOC131166845 gene encoding uncharacterized protein LOC131166845 isoform X2, which translates into the protein MGEHEGWAQPSGLLPNGLLPNEGASVIRVLDSERWLKAEERTAELIACIQPNQPSEGRRNAVADYVQRLIMKCFPCQVFTFGSVPLKTYLPDGDIDLTAFSNNQSLKDTWANQVRDMLENEEKNENAEFHVKEVQYIQAEVKIIKCLVENIVVDISFNQLGGLCTLCFLEEVDHLINQNHLFKRSIILIKAWCYYESRILGAHHGLISTYALETLVLYIFHVFNNSFAGPLEVLYRFLEFFSSFDWDNFCVSLWGPVLINSLPDVTAEPPRKDSGELLLSKLFLDACSSVYAVFPAGQDNQGQPFVSKHFNVIDPLRVNNNLGRSVSKGNFFRIRSAFAFGAKRLARLLDCPKENINFEVNQFFMNTWDRHGSGHRPDAPKTDLRHLRLSNLDQQQVSDNIRNNLSSRKMNLNFGCETETEESRALHNVSSQYGNLPLESTSRGDVSAVSRAQTQKSYGNMNNLRPSDPIMREISSSQGVHSGKVPRVAKPEHLGNDLQGRYLFARTRSSPELTDAYGEISSRGRHTRAPETAKNQNSSARLDNGRRKNLGMEVSASHSSQSTTDDPSSVRQASSHQSLDTAADLSSSLNSYQDDSGLGAMAEELASNVGAPGMRQEEQDLVNMLASSTVPGFNGQVQMPLNLASTHLPFPISPSILASMGYGQRNMAGMVPANIPLIEPSWGSNMQFPPGLVSSPLTHYFPGIGLTSNPEDLIEPGNENFGSREMNPRVADHDFWQEQDGGSARGFDPDNGSIEMLQSDDKQQTISAGINSASLSRVGSSGSSTRAQQKFVKENRGSIRDNHVDSFQYQDDRGNDVYFDDGSSSSRFLPTAQTSSVRSKTSSESSWDGSSAKVSKSTREKRGRKTAPSAAPAAVYARGKSVSEHGSSQADDDNIDWNPLSTRANEMADRSPGSQSAPLHVPRHQIPGLEPAQTSGSDSLINVAPVLLGPGTRQRAVDNSGVVPFAFYPTGPPVPFLTMLPVYNFPTDPETVDPSTSHFSEDGQDNSDSGQNFDASDGLDHPEDLNASSSIRRDASVEPNEEHKSDILNSDFASHWQNLQYGRYCQNPRFHGPLLYPSPVMVPPMYLQGRIPWDGPGRPLSANMNFLTQLMGYGPRFVPVAPLQSVPNRPTGVYQRYVDDMPRYRSGTGTYLPNPKASVRDRHSSGRRGSYNYDRSDHHGDREGNWNINAKSRAAGRSHSRNQAEKQSARMDRLAASESRADRPWGSYRHDSFPSYQSQNGPLRSNSTQSSSAMAYGMYPMPALDTGGVSSNGPTVPSVVMLYPYDHNAGYGAPAEQLEFGSLGPVGISGMNETSQLNDGSRMRGLFDEQRFHASSAQQSPDQPSSPHIQRSVAQKNYRLKEEDFPPLVFPNQDRNYGGRN